The window CCGGCTTTATTAATGACAACATGTTCGTTGGACTTTACGGACAGCAAATCTTTATCCGCCTGCCGGAAGACGAGCGTACTCGTCTTATCGAACAAGAAGGAGTATGTTTATTTTCCCCCATGCCAGGAAAGCCGATGAAGGAGTATGTCACCTTACCGGAGCAATGGCGGGAAACGCCTGATACAATTACGACGTGGATCGAGCAATCCTTACAATGGGTCGCAGCGATGCCAGAGAAAATTCCTGCGAAGAAAAAAACGAGCACGAAGAAGAGTAAAGGCGAATAGCAATGCTCTCCTGACATACCAAAGACCATCCATTACGAATCATTGGATGGTTTTTTTATTTGATTTAAATGGGATTGCACGTTTATGTCCTAAGACCATTTAAATCACAGCTTATAAGGATAATAGAGCGTTACGCTCAA is drawn from Paenibacillus sp. V4I7 and contains these coding sequences:
- a CDS encoding TfoX/Sxy family protein; this encodes MSMPRPDEEMKQFFAAVMPSDPHIHIRPMFGNLAGFINDNMFVGLYGQQIFIRLPEDERTRLIEQEGVCLFSPMPGKPMKEYVTLPEQWRETPDTITTWIEQSLQWVAAMPEKIPAKKKTSTKKSKGE